A window of Phragmites australis chromosome 2, lpPhrAust1.1, whole genome shotgun sequence genomic DNA:
AGAGGTCCAACTCCAGGCTAGGGAGGGTAGCACCAACACCATTGACGCACCACAAAGTGTACAACATAGAACAACACCGCTGAGCAAAAACTTGACAATCAGCTGCAACACCACTGGCATGCACATGTGGATGCGCACCAGTACCAGCACGACCACGCGCACAAGCATAGCACCACCACTAGCATGAAACCCAACCAGAACAATGACGTGTGGGCAAACCTTGGCGAGCTCAAGCATGCCAACATGGCAACGAGGAGGAACAACAGAAGAAGAATGCCGACAAGCCAAAGGAGGTCGATGGGGTTCACAACACTAACACCGATGAGCACACAGCCTCACGACACCACACCACAAGGATGCTGAGGCATGAACTGGTAGACCTAAGCCGCCAAAACCCTAGCCTTCGACGCCAAGCACTAGCCACAAAGGTCGGCACCTACAACCGTGGTGCATAGATGATCGCAATCTTGCtggagatggagatggtgaGCCCAAGATGAGGTGGATGTATTGAGGGTGAGGAGAAATAGAGGATCCGACCCTATATGTACAGGAGAGGATGAGGCTTGTGCCGTGGCTATGCGCACGCAAGGCCCAGAATGCTCTGGCTATGGCGGGGCTTGCCGTTTGGCCACCGCCATGGCGCGTCCTCCTCTCATGCTCTCTACCCTAGTGGATTTGATGGGTTGATTGGTCCCGTTGGGCTTGAAGCGGCCCAGCGTGACGGCTCACctccctttccttttttttccttttatttttttctttttccaatttCTTTTATTCCTTTGCGTTTTCGTTTAATTTGCAAAATAGTAAAATAAAGGGAAAAACCCCTAAATTGGATAGCAGTTTGTACATTCTTCTTGCACTCTGTTTCTTGTCAAAATTATTGATGTCATAATATCTTGCAATCTGCATGTATGATTAATCGGCATGATTTTCTCCAACGAATTAATCTTTATATATTTAATTGAATGTTCTCTTTCCCCTATAGTATTCTTAGTCCTTAACaacttgccttcatgtgttcgTTGGCGAGGAACCCCTGCTTCCATTGCGAACTCTGTTAACAAATTTGTTTTTCAgcattttgtttttaaaaaaatttatagcaACGTACGGGCGTTTCAGCTAGTCAGGCAAATAACGAATTGGTGACTGTATCATCGGAAACACGCAATAGTAACATAGTACGGAGTAACATgtattaattttttatgtacTCGATAACAGGGCAAACACGGGTATCAGGATGCGCTTTAGTGACACCAAGCAGATAGTACTTAGATACATAGATTCATATTTTTTACGCAGAAAGATGGTTTATTTAGAATCGaatcttatagaatttatttatataaatacAAGTAAATTCTGTCTAGAAAGATTTCGTGAAAACTTATCTATATCATTTATCTTGTGATCTAATAATtaaactaaaaagaaaaaaaatagacacatatcataaaaagaaaaagaatttttCGTTAGATCAGTCCTATACTAGAGATGAGTACCGATAATATCGATAGATTCACTGATAGGTCCATTATTGGCTATATATGCAAGTACACGGCAAACAAACGAACAGCTCGCATGCAGATGTACGTACGTAGCCTTCACTAGCTACACAGCGAAAGCAGCGGCagccgccgcggcgccggcggtgcGAAGGAGCTGGAAGTAGAGTTGCGGGTTTGCCAGGAACGCCGCGCGGGAGATGAAGAAGCCAGCGGCGCCGGGCGCCTTCATcgtggcggcggcagcggccgcccCGCCGGCCGCCACGGGCCAGAGGAAGTACGCGCCGACGGCGCCCCCGAGGAGGCCGAGCCCTGCGACGACCGCGCCTGCCGTGTTCACCCCGGCTAGCTTCCGACGAAGCTCAGATAGCTTTGCCAGCGAGACGGTGGGGGTGGGAGCCACGGCCTCGGTCTCCTGTTGCTCCGGTGGCGGCGCGTTGTCCTCGAGCAGGCCGTCGACGCCTTCCTCCTGGACGTTCTCGTCGTTATCGTAGAAGTAGCGATAATCGTCATCgtagtagacgggggtctcgGAGGGAGGGTGAGACGGGACGTCGACGAGATCACCCGTGTTCATCTCGgttgttttgttttcctcttGGTGGACGTCTTTGTTGCTAGCTACTTGCAGAGAGATGGACTCGCACATGGTTTCTAAAGAATACGGACGGCTCACTCACTGGCACTAAGTGTTGTTGGCGAGAGGAAAGAGCTAACTGGGGTTTGTTTATGTAGATCAGGGCATGTGGCCAGTGGCCACGAAGAACGAGGGAGTGAAGGAACGCCGGGAAAGAAAGCGTTCAGCCGAGTCTCCATGGATGCTGGGTCCCAACTCCCAAAGAGTGAATATAATGCTGGGAAAGAACTCGGGAGTCCTTACGATGACTCGGCCCAGATTCCTCTGATTAGTGATTGTGTGAAGCCTAGtactactaaaaaactattttcagaggCAGGTCAAAACTTGTTTTTATAGGTGTTTATCGAATCCGTCTGTGATCGAAGGTCTGAGAAAATCGACAATTCTCACATACGCAAAAGAGACCGTCTGTAAAAATCGGTCCCTAAATcgacgttttttttttccaaaaaaggCAAATTTTTTTAACCCGAGGAACCCTCGCTGCCACGCTGTCGGAACTCACCCATCTCGCTAttttttcacactgttttcaGCGTTTGTGTTCGGTGGGAATCGAACCCGGGATCTCCACTCGCGCGCGACCTTCCTTACCGCCTCATCTATCAAGTACTTGCGATTGTAAtgggatattttatccttttgacCTTTTCTATCgaagattttcacaggcggttcacttaaggaactgtctgtgaaaatatattatcacaggcggttccataagtgaactgcctgtggaaatcttcggtttaaaattataaaatatccCGTCTtcggtaaaacaggcataacttttgcatacggactctgaattcgacgtttttttgactctacggatatctacagaaaaagttacatccgtttatCCCCGACATTGTCGGGTTCGATGAACTTTTCGAGTGCTAATGCTTGATGACACTTAATGCTATTGTTATTATCACTACTAATTCTGTAAGCCAAGTCTTGTTGTTGATAGTGGGCTCTTTGCTATTCTTCTTGTtgatcttgttggagatgttgAAGTTGGTagtattatttttcttctctgagtTTACTTATATTAAAAGGACttgtgataacaatagcatatgtgtAATGGAAACTTATGTGTGAAACTTCAACTGATTTTTTTAggatctaaatgactttaaataaaaaaaaattcaactacaaagttgtagatctagttgagagctacaatttttatataaactttGTGCTCAtcagacttcgtatgaaaaaattatgattttttaagataagttatcATCTATTACTACAGGCGGTTCTTTACGTGAACCGACTGTAGAAATGGAGAATCATTTTttgattatttaaaaaattcataattttttcatatgaacttGGATGgggataaaatttatatgaaaattatagccctcgacgagatctacaattttgttgttgaaaactttttcatttgaagtcatttagatatacAAATAATCTTTTGAACTTTTAAACTGATTATTTGGATACCtgaatgacttcaaataaaaacgtttccaactacaaagttgtagatctcatcgagtgcTACAATTTGCATATAAATTTTGTCCTCATCCGAGTTCATATGATGGTTCACATAAACTATCttttattttcacagacggttcaatTTCCAcatacggttccttatgtgaaccgtctgttaaaatcaacctattttcacaggcggttcacataagcaATCGCATGTGAAAATTTCTTTCCGCAGGCGGTCGAAAACCATAGTAGTCCGTCGCAGATTGCTCAGGCGAATTTTCATATAAACCGCATGTAGAAAGACCACTCACGTGtttcgaaaaatagtttttattgtaatataGTTCCAAAGCGATTTTGCCTAATCTTTCTGGTCCAAAGCTAAGTAGTAGCCCCAGAAGAAACGACAACGATGTActatagggtgtgtttggtgCAATGTTCAGTTTGGCCCCAAAAGCCAGGGGTTCCCAACCCATAGATACACACCGTTGTTCCTGTACAGAATACGTACGTACGCATAGCATGCATTTGGATTAGCAGCCAGAATTTAGCCAAAGTATTGTCCAAAATCCTAAACCACAATCCACTAGATCACAGCGTTAACTAGAGAAGGCTCATGATGCAAGTCACTTCTTTCACCACCGGGAACAAAAATGTTGAGTCGTTCAAGCCTTGAAGCAATCTCTTTACTCCCATCTTATGAATCTCGCCACTTACATCTCTGTGGTTTCCAAGTGTCACCATTTGCTACCAATAATTGAGGGGCGCATAATTCAAGAATTTCAACCCGATCCATATGGTTCTACTCAGAATCCCCCTTATCTAGTCGTTGTATGTATATGTGATACATTGTATATTTGTTTTCCTTTACTCCTTGTTAAATGCTCAGGGTCGGTTCTGAAGGGGGCAAGCGGGGTGGCCGTTTTGAACCCTCAAAACCCAGAGGGGCCTTTTATATAGGTAtatcgtatatatgtatactatTGTGCATAGAGAAATTTAAAGTCGATCAATTGATGAGAagtcactacatgaaaaaatggtttcagtgacaggtgataactgacattagtgacggttttCGCACCAATCACCCCAAACGCGACACTGATGAGacgtcattagtaacgggttatGACCCTTCACTTATGAGGTATAGGTGATGAGTAATAATcgtgactcatcacttatatgGTTATAGGTGATGGATCACAATAGTGACCTGTTATTAATGACtaaacataagtgataggtcgtaACAGTGACACGCCACTTATGACTTATAAatgtttttcatattttttagatacgaaaaaaagtcaaaaaaatatttttttcacccaagCCATCCCAATAGCAGGggcccatcgcatatgcccCACAAGCTATGCAATTTTTCAGTTGACCTCGAACCCCTGACCTCCCCTCACATGCATAGCttccttaccacctcacctatcacgtagttatgatagaaatcggatattttatccttttaaccttctttgccgaagTTTATAGGTGACTATGACTGATTAGTGACAAGTCAGAACTGTGActtgtcacctatgactgaacATTATGATTGTaatcttgatccgtcactaatgactaattttgccaaatttattAGGgcttataatttatatataaattttataaatttctaaatatctcatccaaatgatcgaAATTTGATAAGTGACTCGGAATGACTTAGGTAAaatgggtataacttttgcatacgaactccgattttaaCATTtgtttttactctacggacattaaaaaaagttatatcTGTATCTCCCCCACTTCATTAGGTTCGGCAAattttttgagtccaaatacgATCTGGAAGATTGAGCGCTCCCTAAAGTTTCTGCATTGTTTTCAGAATATATGTTTGTGTTCATAGCTGCCACTCCTTACAATAAAATTGAGtaaaaatgtacaatagtttCTATTCTAGTTCTTCATGAGGTGAGaaataaataagagaaaataaaataaaaataatttttttttaatagccTATTGCATTCCATCTATTCTAAAATGAAAGACTACATAAATCCAACTAGTCCGACTTTCTTTCTTTAGATGTAGGTACTCTTGATTAATCAAAAGGAACAACAATGAAACCAATCCAATCAATTAAAAAGAATAACAACAAATAACTAATCTGATTTGTTTGGTTACCACAAATTTAGTTAGCCAGTAAGGATTTTTGGGACTGGATCAGCAGCATGAAGTCTAACCTTTGTAGCATTTCCATGGTTCTTTTCCTTTTCACCCATTTTGCTAACTTATTATCTGAAAGTATGACTAACGTACTGCTTATATGTATTTGTATTGAAATGATGTTATATGATAACAGACTTATGGTTGATTGTAAGTACTCATGGAATAAAGCAGCTGGAAGAACTCCATTGGACTGGGAGAAAAGAGTAAAATATTCTCTGGGCACTGCATGCGGAATGGCTTATCTTCATGCTGAGGGCGGTAGAAAGTTCATCCATAAGTTATTGGTGATGGATCATAAcagtgacctatcactaataaagtcattggtgacggatcataacagtgacccgtcaccaataaagTTATTGGTGTtgcatgagaaaaataaaagaaaaataccatcattagtgacgggtcataacttgacccatcactaatgactgaccaaagacgatctgtcactaataaattTATCATTAGTCACGCGTTATAACTTGATCCGCCTCCCTGGAGCAACTGCCCAAATTCCTTTGTTCGCAATTCCTCTACAAGCCCTCGAATGCAGCCCTCGCCTCCTTCGAGCCTTAATCAGTCGGGCACTACGTGGCAGACTACATCCTTGGTCCTCGCTGATCAATGTGGGCCATCCATCCCCCAGCGAGCCACGCGTGCTCTTTGAGGGCGGTGTTTGAGTGGGCGCCTACCACGGCAGGCTCACCCTCACCGATGTGTTTCGTCATTCTGCGATGTAGTCGTCGAGTCCTACAAGTCCGAGGTGACTGCCGCAAGCAGACCGATGACAAGCGATGAGTAACAAGTAACAATGTGATCCCTGGACTCATGATGTTGTTTCACATGATTCTAAGTTTCTTATATGTGAATCAATCGTTTCCAGATTCGTAGCTGGATGATTCGagctcatatttttttagatgaccGATCTCAACCTTCCTTGCATTGACAAAAAATCTTAGAGCTGTTGTTGGAGTTTTTATTTTGACAAATGTTTGCTCACACCTACAGATAAATAGTCGTAGATTTTTTAATTACTTTGACAAATGTATAAACCATACCTCTTCTCATGCGAGAACTGTCAGTTGTGCTAAGAGGTTAGCATAATGATTCCCCTTACTAATTGCATCAAAAAAAGTTATCTTTTACTCCATTTTAACCAAAAAAGCTTATTTTCTGTAAGTCTTATATCGTTACTTGCTAGTCCATTTTGCAGTAGAAAATATTGAAGTAGTATGTTATTTGATCTCTGAACTCTAATTTTTTTACAACGGTTCTGCTTGCTTTGTTCGACGTGATCTACAGTAAGCCATCAATTGACGGTTTGAGGATACAAATTCTTCTGAGTTTCACGTGATAATTGATAAAATTTCTTTAAATTGATTAGGTGTTTTTCCAATAAATTCTTTAATACACCgaatattatctttacaatttatatatcaattaatTTTTTGATGTTTCAAATCAATAGGCCATATTTTAAGTTTTGCCCTGAGCCACCAAAATCTCAGCACTAGCCTTGTAAATACCATAGTAAATACTACAGCAACGTATTAGTAGTTTGTTCTTTTGTGTTATATTAAAGATTAGCTTTTACAATTGAAATAAAAAGATATTATTAGTGTCTATTTTCAAATATAGGCCTACACTTTTGTCTCATCCAATAGCCTCCAACAAGTAATGACCTGCTCTAGTACTATCACTATTGCAGAATACCTCATGAAtatcggttcaaaatcgtcattaGCGACGGATTTTGAACCGACTGATTACTCGGTATTGATAGTCATcggtgactatcagtgccggttttgaCGCCTCAATCATGATTCACGTGCGGGAGTTTaaaaaccgatactgatacgtCAATTGTACCGGTTACAtttgaatcgacactgataaatCGTTACTTATAACCTGTTATGTAGTAGTATACGTTCTTCAAACATGCATTAATCTTGACATTCCTATTTTGCCCGTATTTGTTCGTTGGCTTTGACTGAGCATGCATGCAACTGAAGTGAGGGCTTTGATTAGGGGACCACACATGCAGCAAGGTTACACCAGTCTTTTATCCCTATTGTCTCCTCAGGTTTAAATCTTCTTAATCTACGTGGTCGAAGGTAAAACAGTTTGTATTTTGCAAAAGAAGGAATACTACGGTGTTACTTCACAACTaaaccaaacaaataaaaagtAAGATGAATTTAACGGTGCACTCTGCTCATACAAAGGAGTGAGAGcaaatacatatatatcatGAGAAAGTTTTGGTGCAAACAAATAAGTGGATACAAAACTGCAAATAGTAAATGTTGTTCATCCGATCCCCATTCGAATGTTACGATTGATCTCATAATCCCATCAGTAAAGGGGTTGATTTGTAGAAAACCTCCTTTTCAGCcacaaaatattataaaataattcCTCCACTAGTAGGAAGGTGAGATTAACCATAGCCTTCGAATAGAGATCAAACGAATGACATTTGTTGTTTGCATGTTTACATCTATTTACTAGTTAATGATAGTCTGTAATTACTAATGATTCCATCTAAAACCTTCTTTTCTTTGAACTTATCACTGATGCTTCAATTTAAGAACTGTTTGTGATAAGATTATCACTAACCTTTTTTATAAACTAACAGTAATGAGCCGTCAAGTATATGTATTTCTGTGGTAGTGAAAAGAAGCTCGCTGTCAAGTATTTAAGTTTCTATGGTAGTGGAAAGAAGCTCGCTGTCAAGTGTTTGTATTTTTGTGTAGTGAAAAGAAGAACTTGTTTCATACATTTGACGCTCAAAGGTCGAAATGGTTTCAGTAGATTCATACAACTAGACAAGCATAAATCTTTAAACATGGAAGGCAAACGCTGGGCGTGCTCCACCGCTCGACACTGCACTCACACTGTGATCTCAGCGGGAGCGTCGGACATGGTGGCGGCCATAACACTGGCAACTAGGGAAGCAATAAAGAGAGCAAATTATTGTAATACAGACCCATCTCTTTCACAATAAGTATGCAAAGATTATAATTTTGCCCTTTTTAGATTCTGTTCCATTAATATACTACTCATCCGAATAAGTGCCGTGTTGATATCGGCAGTCCTAAAACACAtgtttaactattattttttagtgtaacatatttatagaatataataaaattatactattatgaaactacttttTAGACAAATTTACatgtaatatttttaaatataaaaataatttgtagctaaaatttgaaaatgttaaTTGAACATAACTTAAAATGACATTTATGACTAAAGGGAAATACTATACATGTGGAGAACGAATCAAGACCTTTGTATCAAAGGAAACATTAGGCCTTTGATACCATAAAAGAGCTCCAAAGTAACGGACAGGGAATTAAGGGATAAGGAAGAATGGCACGCAGATGAAAGCACCGAAAAGGTAGAAGATGACAGTGGTCCACCTTTCTTGCCATTCACCTAATTAACTAAAATATTTCACATCAACAAATTAACTAAACTTCTTAGCAACTCTAATCTATACCTAGACCAACGACGAGCACTAACCATGTCACCCATGCTCACCTCCATCGCCATCACCCATCAGGTTGGCTGCATACCATTGCATTGGCTCCATCCTAGTGGACAAGAGTGCAATATTTACATTTTGCTCTTTTTTTCACTTATACATTTTGACTGCGCAGCAAATTCTTGGAGAAATGGATCATTTATCTCAACGGCTCTTGGTTGTATGGTGCCGACCTTTAACATCTCAACGTCTTGGTGTTTGCACCGAGGTACCTATCATATGTACATGTCTCTGAAACCTCTTGTGTTGTGGTGAAGGCTAcctaccatatatatatatatatatatatgtgcttgGGGAACCATCTTTTGGTGCTACGGTGATGCTGAGGATATCAATCAAGATTTAAATTTTAGTATCTATGATTTATACACACGCGATAGTTTTTAATGGCTTATTTGTAGGTTTATGATAGGGGATGTACTTATAGGTGTGTAAGTATGATGTACGTGTATGATGGTGTCTGTGTGCGTGTGACTTTCTAagaatcatataaaaaaaatgtgtgtGCATTTACGAGGGTAAGGATATCGGTGTCATACACCATTAATTAAATTGAGACATTAAAGCTGAGCGCCACAAGTCATTACGTCAACCTTAACACTACTCCCAATGTATCGTATCATGCACATTTCATAGGTGGTACATATAATTTTTAGCTAATGTGACAAATAATTAAATAAGAGAGAAGAAAGTTGTATCTTATATACAGCTCAAGCATGAAATCCAACACTTTGGGTACACTCTGATAAACACAACACAAC
This region includes:
- the LOC133909918 gene encoding uncharacterized protein LOC133909918, giving the protein MCESISLQVASNKDVHQEENKTTEMNTGDLVDVPSHPPSETPVYYDDDYRYFYDNDENVQEEGVDGLLEDNAPPPEQQETEAVAPTPTVSLAKLSELRRKLAGVNTAGAVVAGLGLLGGAVGAYFLWPVAAGGAAAAAATMKAPGAAGFFISRAAFLANPQLYFQLLRTAGAAAAAAAFAV